A stretch of the Panicum virgatum strain AP13 chromosome 9N, P.virgatum_v5, whole genome shotgun sequence genome encodes the following:
- the LOC120692438 gene encoding uncharacterized protein LOC120692438: protein MFFCECGTGSFKHVDEGPGDLGRGAGGSRSPRGRSKHGGKVNPYAGRGLDRFSVVLSELETRRARILRRVGSDTGLVLVRFVQSNGGWTPVVVKLPDEEQLKHGAADAKKPRAAAPPLPPAPASSTSPLDPASPMEREGGEKGKKATTTKVPARRASFSWGTRVRRPSRYWPAVIVLTLVSLAVFGRVFAICLTTIWWYVLPTLGTGCYDGAGEDARRAGLRRSMEKKKLVSQPPHAKNGSGWGVHEVASSPRGHAIAKGKRG, encoded by the coding sequence GCTTCAAGCACGTCGACGAGGGCCCCGGGGAcctcggccgcggcgcgggcggatcACGATCGCCcagggggaggagcaagcaCGGCGGCAAGGTCAACCCCTACGCGGGGCGCGGGTTGGACCGGTTCTCCGTCGTGCTCTCCGAGCTCGAGACCCGGCGGGCCAGGATCCTCCGCCGCGTCGGCTCCGACACCGGCCTCGTCTTGGTCCGCTTCGTCCAGTCCAACGGCGGCTGGACGCCCGTCGTCGTGAAGCTCCCCGACGAGGAGCAGCTCAAGCATGGTGCCGCCGACGCCAAGAAACCGAGGGCAGCGGCGCCACCGTTGCCACCGGCTCCTGCTTCGTCCACCAGCCCGCTGGACCCGGCCAGCCCGATGGAGAGGGAAGGAGGCGAGAAGGGCAAGAAGGCTACTACCACCAAGGTGCCGGCGAGGAGGGCGTCCTTCTCGTGGGGGACGAGGGTGCGGCGGCCGTCCCGCTACTGGCCGGCCGTCATCGTGCTCACGCTGGTGAGCCTGGCCGTGTTCGGGCGGGTGTTCGCCATCTGCCTCACCACCATTTGGTGGTACGTCCTCCCCACCCTGGGCACCGGTTGCtacgacggcgccggcgaggacgcgCGCCGGGCCGGCCTGAGGAGGTCCATGGAGAAAAAGAAGCTCGTCTCGCAGCCTCCTCACGCCAAGAACGGCAGCGGCTGGGGCGTGCACGAGGTGGCCAGCTCGCCAAGAGGCCATGCCATTGCCAAGGGGAAGCGAGGTTGA
- the LOC120689160 gene encoding triphosphate tunnel metalloenzyme 3-like translates to MVKIHPLRSSACIPREKGDACRVPTSSGRFAKKTSDFQKILDKPIPPWLHSEIRDGLAVREPRAAAARSLAVLRFHLYNPDDRAPLRVVLALKRHPCIEANISRIEEVEEPVDPALALACANNPVRLGGVNSPIVRLVADEVGVGQDTAPFVWLGEFRQTRAIYELEDGGLVLELDEMRFDFGTSYELECDGLA, encoded by the exons ATGGTTAAAATCCACCCCCTACGCTCGTCCGCCTGCATCCCACGCGAAAAAGGGGACGCGTGTCGCGTCCCCACGAGCTCTGGCCGTTTTGCAAAAAAGACCTCTGATTTTCAGAAAATCTTAGATAAACCCATCCCGCCCTGGCTGCACA gcgagATCCGCGACGGCCTGGCAGTCCgggagccgcgcgccgccgccgcacgatcCCTCGCCGTGCTCCGCTTCCACCTCTACAACCCCGACGACCGTGCGCCTCTCCGCGTGGTGCTCGCGCTCAAGCGCCACCCGTGCATCGAAGCCAACATCAGCCGCATCGAGGAGGTCGAGGAGCCGGTCGAccccgccctcgccctcgcatGCGCCAATAATCCCGTGCGACTCGGCGGGGTCAACTCCCCGATTGTCCGCCTTGTCGCCGACGAGGTCGGCGTCGGACAGGACACCGCACCCTTTGTCTGGCTCGGCGAGTTCCGGCAGACGCGCGCCATCTACGAGCTCGAGGATGGCGGCCTCGTGCTGGAGCTCGATGAGATGCGGTTCGACTTCGGGACTAGCTATGAGCTCGAGTGCGATGGCCTAGCCTGA